DNA from Chiloscyllium plagiosum isolate BGI_BamShark_2017 chromosome 35, ASM401019v2, whole genome shotgun sequence:
TGTATATGTTTTGAAACACTGTCCCTGTTACTTTCTATTAGGGTCCACACTTGATTGTTAACCAACCAAATGAGCTATTGGATGGCATGTCGGAGTGGTGTACAGAACATCATGGAAAGGTATGTGGTTGTTTACTATTTGTTAGACTGTATGCCCACAAAAGCATGAAGTACATTTTAGTTAATTTATGTagagaaaacaaagatgagaaaatAAGGGTGAATGATTAAGACACCTTTTGTTTTGAATCTGTACCTGAGTTCACGACATAACATACACAAATTGGTGCCAGAGAAATTATTCGCTGATTACTTTTCCTCTGTTCTAAAACTCCCTTTTCACGCAGTAGCacctttcttttatttcaacTGATTTCAGTAAATAAAATAagatttttacctttttttttgttttctagtataatttcagttccatgtATATCAGATTGTAACAACTTGCCCTGTGGCAAAACAGATCTAACAGCAGTTTCTAGATTGGCATCTGTAACAGTGCCAGAGGTTACTGTCAAATTTACCCTATAGTAATGTCAGTTGCCAGTGGCCTTGCTGTTTATTGTTACAGCAAACAGTGATGCTGAAGTATCCATATAATTGCTATTATTATTGTAAGGGCAGAATTTGCTATTTTCAATTTGGCCAGTTGTTCTGAATTGCATCTACACTGCTCGTAATCTTTACTCACtggcatcaatttttttttccctgagaacttcactatttttttaaaattctttctggGGATGaaggtgtctctggctaggcatttattgcccatctgtaattgcccagtgggcaattgagtcaaccatgttgtggatctggagttatatgtaggcctgaccaggtgaagatggcactTCTctgagggacattagtgaattggATGAGTTTTTTTGACAATGGATTCGCAGTCATTACACTCTTAATCCTAAAgattttttgaattcaaatttgaattttccaaAATATTGTTTGGGTCTGTGCGTTAATAGTCCTACATTATAATACTACAAGGCCATTGACTCTTGCGCACTACAGGAGATATTGATCATGCCTCCATATATTATTCAAATTAGTGGAAGAAAGAGTAAAGGATGTACTATTTAATGGGCAAAAGAGtcacatgtacagcatggaaacagaccctttggttcaactcgtcaatgccgaccagatttcccaactcgatctcgtcccatctgccagcacccggcccatatccctccaaacggttcctattcgtatacccgtccagatgcctttttaaatgttacaattgtactgtTGAGTTGAATTTGAAAGTGTGACTCAGTTTAAATTTCTGTGATGCATGTGATTACCACGTTAACAATGTGAAACATATTTTGATCTTCCTTGCAGTCAGGCCTCACACAGGCAGTGCGTGATAGTAAGATCAGCCTGCAGCAAGCAGAATATGAATTTCTGTCTTTTGTACGTCAGCATACGCCACCAGGTCTCTGTCCTCTTGCAGGTATGGAAGATTCAAATAAGATATTGTCTTGTGTCGTCTTAATGCTTAGTGTATAATTACTTGGCGCAGcacaggtggatagggtggtgaagaaggcacatattattatacttgccttcattagctaggGCGTAGAATGTAgcagcaaggaagtcttgttatagTTGTAAAACGTGGGAACACAGATGGCATACCGTATGCAGTCCTGGTTGTCACGTTTTTTACTTTTTGGAAAGAAGTGGGTGCAGTGAAAAATCAACAAGATGTTGCCTGTGGCCAGCAGTCTCGGTTATGcgaagagactggataggctgggtttattttccttggagcaaaggtGGCTGAGGCAGGGGTCTGATATATGATGTACAAAattgagaggtgtagacagagtagattgagaatctcttccccatggcagacaatttctaaaaccagagggcatacatGAAGGTAAGGAGCAAGTAGTTTCAGAGGAGGTATAAATGAgattttcttcacccagagtgtggcaGATATATGAAATATGTTGCCTGAGAgtggtgattagattacttagattagattacttacagtgtggaaacaggcctttcgtaAACATTTCCCCAGTACAAttttgatggtggaggcagatactctaGCCACACTTAAGCCTCTAGATCAGCAATTAAAATGCCCAGGCAATATGGGTCATGGACCAAGTGCAAATAAATCAGTGTAGTTATTGGTTGACATAGAGACCATAGGCCAAAGGAACTGTTTTCCGTGCTCGAAagactttaaatattttaaggaaaTTTAATGATTATAGCAAATATTcactctcttttttttaaatttgataccTAAAGAAGCAAAGAATCACTGAGAATGGACAAATAAACCAAAAAATGTCACAAATAAGGATTTTTCTTTGGACAAAATTGTACTGGGGAAATGTTTATAACCACCAGTCTGGTCCTAATTGGGTGATCCATATATACTTCTGATGTGTAAACACTAAATATACAATTGCATGAGCTTACAACCTTCAAGATGAGTGAAGACCATTCAGAAGGGGTGAGTATAACAAAATTCATATTCCAAATGCTTATTTCTAGGAAATTCAGTCCATGCTGATAAAAAGTTTCTGGACAAGTATATGCCACAGTTCATGAAGCACTTGCATTACCGAATAATTGATGTTAGCACTATTAAAGAATTGTGCAGGTAAGAAGTTTGCTGTTTTAGTCAAATTTTGACTATTACTGAACAGTAATGATATTGAAATACAATGTGAAAATGAATGAACTTGAGTGCACTGCACTTTTGTATGCTTCTGACTTTTGTTTTGTTGGAGCCCATGGTATCACCACAGCACAGGAGTAAGTTTACTTGACGCATATATCTGCATCTAGGTTGCTATTGTAGGAGACAGACTACTGACAGCCATGGTAATGATaaaataaactcctgtccatAATTAATATCTATAGGAAAGATGCCGTTAAAtttcagagggtgcagaaaagattttaaagtacATTGGCAGGACTGGGAGGTTTGAATTgcagggaaaagctgaatagggtgggcctgttttccgtggagtgtgAGAGGTTAAGGCATGACCTTTTGTAGAgaattataaaaccatgagggacatggataggggaaTAACGAAGACCTTTTCTCCTTGAATGGGAGAGTCCAAATGAAGAGGGCAGATTTTTGAGGTGAGGGGAAAAATCATAAAGGGTCTGAGGCAtgactttcatgcagagggtggtgcatgtatggaatgagctgccagaggagatgaaggtgggtacaattataacatttaaaaggcatctggatgggtatatgaattggaaaggctagaggaatatgggccaaatgttggcaaatgggactaagtcagattggaatgtttggtcggcatggacaagttggaccaaaggatctgtttccatgctgtgtgacttgaTAATATGAAGGCTTGATCTTGGTTTCTTGCAGTTTCTATTATCATTTAGCCATTTCACTTGCAATTTTCTAAGCTCAATGAGAAGCTTAACTACTGAGAAAAATCCTCTATCCCATTCTATTGTGACATCAAAAATAATCCTTGCTAACTGATCTCAATTTTCAGAGTAGTGTTGATACTTAAGCCTTTTTGTTTTCCCCCAAGCTATCAATTTCTAAGAGCTATAGTTTGGTTCCAAAATGTACTTTCATCATTGATGCTGTCCTTATATTaaattccaccccccacccccccccaatctGTCAGCCTAATAAGTCATAAGagtaaatgttctttgttttgGTGTTTTTAGACGCTGGTATCCAGATGAATATGAAGACGCACCAAAGAAGAAGGCATCACATCGGTGAGTAATGCCTGCTATTGCTAACTATATTTTTGAACATTCAAAATGAGCTGTTTATTAAATCCTTTTTATCAtggaactttttaaaatatagattAGATATGGGATTCTGTAAATGCTTTTTTTCAACCCCTTGAAGCTATCTACTCTTGATTCTTAACCGCTGTAAATATAACATCTGGGCAGTATTTTTTCCAATGTAAGTGAAATTTTGCCAATGCCAGAAATCCAACTAGCACTGAAaatgcttgaaaaactcagcaggtctcattGCAGCAACTGTGGACCTCTCTGAAGGAGAGTCACATCAGActcaacattaattctgtttctctctccacagatgctgttgaaGTTTTGTCAGCATTTGCTATAATGCTCATCCTTTTTCAGTTTCTTGACTTTCTACATAACTGTTTCTATTTGGCTGTATCTTTACCTGTCCAGAAGAAGGCTGCACAAATTTCTTGTATGAAAAGATCTTTGTGGTGTTATTGATCTGGTCcctcagaacttttttaaaatgtagttgaaATTAGGCAAACTTGGACAGTGTAGAAGTAGAACACAGAatgaatgtcttttgaacagaTAAAGACAACATCAAACTTTGCTGCCATGTCCACAATCATGATCTAGACTACTCAATCAAGGAACAAATTTGTCTTTTATTGACCATCATCTTTGAGAATTGTACTGACATCTCCGAAAGTATGATCCAACAGAACCGTTTTACCTTTTTGCTGAGAACACTATCCAAGTGCATAATTTTGCAagtttttgtcatttttgttacACAAGCTAACTGTAATCCTTAAATTGTATCATCTTTCAGAGCACTAAATGACATCCGTGAGAGCATCAAAGAACTACGGTTTTACAGGAcacatatatttaaagaaactaaAGCAgatgagaagaaaagaaaaactcATCTAGAAAATGGTGACAATAACCAGCAAGAGAGCTAGAACTAAAGGATTGGCTGACATCTGGAAAGCTCATCCAGAAAATTCTATGCCTGTTTACATTTTTTTGCTTCCAGTCAAGTGTTGGACACTTGAAAATGAGCTCTTTTGTGACATGTAGTGGTTAAAAGCAGTATCTAAATTTCTTTCTGTTGTGTTTAGCCCTTTTTAGTTGgacttcaatcaaatttgtaataAAGCCAGTCAAGGCTTCATTTTGTTTCTTGCAGTTGGAGTCTTTGGCCTATGGATCAACACAACAGCATTATTTTAGAACCCCGCTgctttttttatttcacatttttcccatttaaatgcaTAATAAATCTGACCATTTTCTGCTTCAATTTCTAATTCAGATTTCAATTTCAATATCTTTGGAGTGGTTGATTtacaattatttgcaatttagAATTTATTACTGCATATGATGTGACTACCTTGTTTCTCTGTTGCTGATTTCAACTTGCCAGAAACTAGTTTAACATTTAATCATGTGTTGAAATAGTGTACATAGCATTTATGAATTGAGCAGTTCTGATTTGACTAACAAATACTGTAAACACTCTGTAAACCCCTTCATTATCCTCAACTTTGTTAGCACATTgcatgaaatttaaaaattaaacctTGAAAATGCACtatttttattcaaaataaacCCTGCCTGTTACAGCAAAAGGTCATGTCTGTTTTAACTTTGAAGAGTGGAGTAAAGGAGATTTGAGATAAAATGGTTCTTCAACCAGcaataaccttttttaaaaaaaaaaattatttttaaagacaTTTCCAGGGTGCTTTGGAGGCAATTTGTAGCTTGATGTTGAGTATAAGGAGCTAAGTGATTTGAACCTTGCTAATAAGTTTCATGAAGTGGAGTGGACAAAcggcaaaggtttagagggaaatcaaACTCTGGACTTAAATTGAACTGACAGAGAATATTCGGCTATTTACTAAGACCAGTTTCTCAATTATATTAGTTGTTTTGTGCAGATTTGTAACGCTACCTCCAATTGCTTTACACTTTAAGGCATTGAGGTTAAAGGTGAGACAGAGCAGCAAAGAAGGAAAGGAAGCAAATTCTGCATTCTGTACCCCACTACCTGATCCATATGGGGAAAGGATACCTGAGTGAGAATCAGCCAGTTCAAGAGCATGACCCAAGGCAAAAAATCGTGGAAATGACCAGCTGCTGGTTATCaagaggtcctttttaaattagaATGAAGAGATTTAAGGTTAAGTTATGAGCAACAGGGGACTTTGAGCTGCTGAGCACCAGAATTAATTCAGGGTGTGAATATCCTGCAGGCTTGTGAAGCTGTACATTTCAAAGGGACAGGCCATAGAGCAATTTGAGAAATTTTGAGACTTGAGGCCTTTTTGTTTCCCTGGTTAAGTGATCAGTATAGGGATTACCAACAGAAGTTGGGACACTGGCAAAAGTGTTTAGGATGACCTTAAATCCCCTGTGTGTAGAATGCAACAAACAGGGTGAGATTATAATAATTAGTTTCTGTTCCCTTCTATAAGTTTCCATTCATCATGGTTTGCTTGTCTTTTTGTTACAATGGGAACTATTTAATCTGATTTTGATTATTTGAGTACGTGGCTTGCTAAGCCTGCTCTGTGATTATGGGCAGAGCTAATCTTGGGTGTCAACCTCACTTTCCTGCAGTTTTGCAATAATCCCTTAATTCCATGTGAGACCTAAGAATCTGTCCATTCAAAGCATAAATGTACTCACTGGTGATTCCATGACCTTCTGGcactgagaattccaaagactcaaatttaactgcatttttaaatgttctgttcCACTAAGCCCTAAGACTGAAAAATGTGCCACTTCTGTCCACAATGTAGACTCACCAAAAGTGTCCTGGAAACTTGCCTGCTCAGAAGTGTATTGGGTTGGTCAAGTCTAATATAAAGTCAATGTGAATGAAATTTGTGGCAGCAGTTGACTTTAGGTAGGGACAGCATTAGGTACTGTTAGAGGTGGTAGCTTATGGGTGCACAAGGTGCTTAAACTCATCTTTACACCAAAAGCAATCCAAGCTAGCCTCAGTCAGTTCATGAAGAGACAGGAATCAGTCATGGAGGAGCAAGCTACCCATGGTCTCAAAATCTTGCTTTAGAACTTCataatatttaattgggggaggtgatggcctagtgggaATATGACTGCACTGTTAGCCAGGAACCtaggtaatgatctggggacccaTATCTGAATGCCACCAgggtagatagtggaatttgaattcaaaatttttttaaaaatctggaattaagagcctaatgatatGTATGAAATTGTGGATgcttgttgtaaaaatccacctCTTTCACTAATACCTTTGGGGGGGctaagctgccatccttacctggtctaacctacatgtgactccagacccacagcaatgtggctgaatcttaactgccctctgggcaattagggatgggcaataaatgctggcttggccagcattgccctcattctgtgaatgaatttatctgcattttaaaaatattcagtttaTGCAGCATTGGGTGTGGAAGAGATGTGATGAGAGATGCTGCTGGgttgaaaggggagggtgaatgaATGGGCTTGCGATGGAAGTATTTTGCGAGATGTTACTATGACAACGGTGGGTGTGGTTCTGAGGACAAGGGGCTGGTCTCCAGAAATCTGAGCTTCACCCTCGGCTGTCGGGAGGTGAGTGCAGGGAGGGAGTTTTCAAGTTGCTGCTGATCGGGAGTTCGTCCCCGGCCGAGAGGGAGGGTCTATCAGCTGCCGGACCGTGTGAGCCTCTTCCCCTGGCCTGAGGTTCGGGTGGGAGGGATAGGTCGCTGAGCTTCTCTCGGTGTCCTCCAGTGCCCCGGGACCACCTCTAGCTTCACCAAAAACACCAGTACATGTACAAACTCGCTTGTCAGCTCAGCTGATAGGAGAAATCACATTCGACATGAAACattactgcagggatcagttgcCACGTTGGCAACTTTCTGGATTCATTTCCAGAAACAGAAGTAAAACTGCACCAGTTCTGGCAGCTTGCCAAGTCCTAATGTTGCATAAATTTCCACGTCTGCAACGCCTTTTTTTCCCCAGTGACTTTGTTGTCGTCTTTACTGGGTTATTTAGGATACGGTATTACTATTTAAATGGACGACTTTCAGGTGCATTTTACAAATATGAAGACTTCTATTTATTATTCAtgccaattaattactttttttGAATGGAATGGGAATCTCAGGTGAACTCCCTACTGCTATTAAAATAATTCTACATTAACTCTACTTGTGGACTTGGAAATATTTAAACGTTGCTTGTGTCATTTTGTACGATTATCTCAAGTTTCTCTTCTGTGTCTTTCTTGACATTTTCCTGTTATCTGATACGAATTCATGTGAAATCCAAATTTCTGGAAACGTTCAGCAGGACTGGCATTTTCTGTGACCAGCAAAACGAAAACTCAACTTGACTTCAATGGTGAGGAAATTTCTAACAATAattaggcatttgataaggttccccatggtaggctcattcataaagttaggaagtatgggatacagggagatttggctatctggattcagaattggttggctgacagaaggcagagagtggttgtagatgggaagtattctacCTGGAGGTGAGTGTTGAGTGAGGTAcaacagggctctgttcttgggcctctgctctttgtagtttttataaatgacttggatgcggaggttgaggggtgggttagtaaatttgcagatgacactgaggttgGAGGTTCGTCGATAGTATAgggggctactgcaggctgcaacgcgacatagacaggatgcagagctgggctgagaaatggcaaatggagttcaacctggataaatgcaaagtgatgcattttggaaggttgaactcgaatgctgaatataggattaaagacaagattcttggcagtgtggaggaacagagggatttgggtgtcagtacacagatccctcaaagttgccacccaactggataaggttgttaagaaagcatatggtgttttggctttcattaacagagggatcgagtttaagagtcgcaaggttttgctgcagctctacaagtccctggtgagaccacacttggaatattgtatccagttctggtcgccctactataggaaagatgcagaggctttggagagggtgcaaagaaggtttactaggatgctgccttggctggagggcttgccttatgaagaaaggttgaataagctcagacttttctctctggagagaaggaggaagagaggagacctgattgaggtgtacaaaataaagagaggaatagatagaatcaatagctaaagacttttccccagggcaggattgactggtacgagaagtcatagtttgaagatattaggaggaaggtataaaggaaacgtcagaggtaggttctttatgcagagagttgtgaatgcatggaatgcattgccagctgtggtggtggaagcagagtcattggggacattcaagcgactgctggacatgcacatggatagcagtaagtTGAAGGGTGTGcaagttaagttactatatttgacatgaggattaaatctcggcacaacattgtgggccaaagggcctgttctgtgctgtacttttctatgttctataattgggGACAAAATTAATATACAAATGGAGAAAAACAGGTTAATTAAGGAAAGTCAGCAGGAATTTCTTAAGGGAAAATTATGTTTAACTTTCTTTTTTGAAGAGATCAGAAAGAATTACAAGGAAataatgctgctattgtgtgtaTCgtctttcaaaaggcatttgatatagtGCTAAATGACAAGTGCTTGAGCAAAGTTGTAGCCATGAAATAAAATAGGCAGCAGCAAgatggctgagtgataggaattAGAGACTAGTACTTAATGGATATTCTTCGGGTTAGAGGGAAGCTTTTAGTGGAATTCACGCAAAGGGCCAGTGTTGGAAACAACATTCCCTCTTGGCTGTGCAACTGCTGGGAAGCTCTATGGATGTCGATCAACTTGCTAAAGCATGGTTTCAGCGTCCATAAGCTTCAGCTGTGCATGAACCTTGAAGGACTGCGCAGCAGCAAGAAAAGTTGCAGGAACAGCGATTGGAACCCTTGATTTTCCTGATTTATACTCGTGGCCTAGATCTcagtacagttccaacaattGCAAAATGTGAGGAGATTGTTTAGAAATCGAAAACAGCATAGACATGGAATTGGTGAACAAGTGGCAGTTAAAGTcatgagaaatgtgaagtgattaattttgataggaaaaatgttgtgagacAATAAATTAAAGTATGCGAGAGGTGTGGTGAAAAGGTTGTGAAGGTATTGTAATGGTGTAGAAGAGATTCACAAAAACCATTCAGGGATGAAGAACTTCAGCTAAAGTTGAAAAAGCCAAGACTATGATCCTTAGAGAAGAGATGATTTGAGCTGAGGTATTCTAAATCGTGAGGGGTCAACAGAGATGATGGGGATAAATTGTCTCAACTCATGAAAGGATGAAGAACaacaggacacagatttaaagcaatTGGCAAAGGAAGTAAAAGCAAtatgagaaaaagctttttcatgcagtgagtggaTAAAGTCTGGAATGCAATGTCTAAAAGTGTAATGGAGACAAGTTCAATCAAGGCTCAATTAGAGACCTGTtgcaaacacaatgggccaaatgacctttttGTGCACTTGTAACAATAATGTGATTCTAAAAGTTAATATACTGACTTTTCAGTGAAGCTTTTGGTCAGCTGCTGTGAACTTTCACTTTAGCTCAGTGTCAAAAGTATTTGTTGATGACTAGTTAAGCATCCAGAGATGTTTTACTGTGGTAAAATTACTAGTTAATACAAGTAGTTGTTCTGAAACAAATAGTGAAAGAATGAGACAATAGTCACTGACAAAGACCGTCGAAATATACCAATCACAAGATATCCTAAGCTGGAGAGATGTACTGAGTAAGGTGCTACAGGAATCAGCGCTGGACCTTCATTATTAATTTGTGGAAATAACTTGATTCAGAAAAAGGAAATGGTATTCATTAAAATTCACAGAAGACACTCAGCTGGAGCAGGTGGACAACTGAGGCATCCATTGAATGAAAGAAGCACATAGATAACATTGACAAGTAAGCAGAGCAATCATAGATAAAATTTGGTGAACTATTTCATCTTGGCTGAAAGAATGGGAGACACATTCAAATGATAATGAACATAAAAGGAGAAAGTCTGAAAGAGATCTGGAAGCAATGCCCTATTTGACATGTGTAGTTATttgcagaaccacaacaaatacAAATAATGATGAGCAATACTATCAAATTAGTAAATTTATGTAAGGAGCAAAGATTAATAGTTGAATCACATGGAAAAGTAAAGACAAGGGAGGTCACCATTCCATTTTGTTTATTCTCTCATAACTGAATTACAAAAATTGTAAGGTAGATAAGTGTAGATGGTAGGGAGATGAGGCCATATAAACTCGTTTAAGAATGAAGAGAACATCAAAAATATAAATGCATTAATTTTAGTCAAATATTTGTTGAACACAAGGGTTCATGGGCACAAAAGCAAAAGGCAAGATCAAGACTTTGTATCTGGAACCACTTTATCACACGAAGCATGATTCACACCTGTGCCGGCATTCAGGCTAGTGTGTGCAGAAGAAAACTCAAGAATTAATCAAGATTTATTTTGATGATGTGACTTCAGTAGTCATAGGTTTATATGAAAGATTTGATGTGTTTGGATAAAATGGCTTCACACCTATGTAGTATCTGTTCAGCTGTAACTATTATTATTTCCATTATGATTTTCTTCCTCTTCTTTTGGGAGAGAATGGCTCCAGTTCAAGCCAGTTGATGCCAGTACTGCTTCAGTGTCTCACCCAAGTGACTTATTCAAATGTGAACATAGTGAGCAGGCAAACTAGTAAGCCATCAGGATGATCACAGCCTGATCCTATTGTTATCCAATGTTCAAACTCCCCTCATTAAGAGTCCAAAATATTTAAGCCTCTCTATTGAACAATTGCTTTAAGAGACATCATTGCTTAGAGAACTAAGAGCTCCTGTTGCTTAGATCGTATACATAGTTAtctgtaaatgcaagttgtgaTCTGAGTTGTTAAATCTGAATGAGATATTAAAATAAACCGAACCAATGCCACCTAATTTACTTATTACAATTAAGCGGAAATATGATAATATGCAACCATGTAATTGGTTTATTTTTTGAAGTAATCTAATATTATAAAGAGAAAGCACATGATTGACTTGAAAGTTCAACACAATCTGGTGCCTTACAGTCTGGAAACCTTTGAGGTTCAACATAGGTTGCTGACCTTCCTTAATGCAGATGTATTGACACTTAAAAAAACAGCAATGGTTTAAGAAAACAGCACACCTTCTAAAGGCAATCATTGATCGAGGTTAAATGCTGGCTTGGTCAGTGAAGCCCACATTCCcaaattaatttattaaaaaaTGGACCAGAGTGGGTTAATCAAGTTCAGAAAGAGCAGTGGCAAGGGTGCCTCACTATCCTGCAACAGGAAAAGGAACAACTGTGAGATTTCTGTTGATGTTCTCTTTATCTTTTTCTGATCAAACAATTGACGAACATTCGCTGTCTGGGCCTACACAAATAGAGTAGTTTCTTTGGAGGTCTACATCTGTTGATCCATACCCGGGCATGAGAAGAAAGCCATCCAAGAAAAAACAAGATAAACAAATCTCTGTAATAATTAATCCCTCTGCTGAAAGTGCTAATTCCAAACATTCCAGTGATTCATTTAGTCAAAAGCTTCGAGCTGTATTTCAGACCAAATTGTAACTTTACAAAATCTGAAGTTGCTTTGGAAGCTTAAATGTTTGTTTTCCTCTCCCAATAGTGAGTGAACCATGACTTCACCAGCTATTGCCTCTTTAAGGTGGGGTGAAATGAAGGTTGAGGGCAGTGATACTCGATACAAAGATTGTAAAGTCTGGCCAGGAGGAAACCGAACATGGGACTGGAGAGAGACAGGAACTCGTGTGAGTAAAGATTTACTCAAAACTGTTGAAAGTCATAGTAATCCAGCAAA
Protein-coding regions in this window:
- the smfn gene encoding small fragment nuclease is translated as MLRLRALGAGFKVAGVSVTCSRPFWDFAPCPGCLCSAYPCFQSPLSRSEREPLSPRSDSLLLARSHVTMAAQSMAKRMVWVDLEMTGLDIEKDKIIEMACIITDADLNILAEGPHLIVNQPNELLDGMSEWCTEHHGKSGLTQAVRDSKISLQQAEYEFLSFVRQHTPPGLCPLAGNSVHADKKFLDKYMPQFMKHLHYRIIDVSTIKELCRRWYPDEYEDAPKKKASHRALNDIRESIKELRFYRTHIFKETKADEKKRKTHLENGDNNQQES